Proteins encoded together in one Formosa sp. Hel3_A1_48 window:
- a CDS encoding glycosyl hydrolase has protein sequence MFSPHFLHAQDYYWTGSEGDHDFFNELNWYNAGLGQSPQSGTIDPNQPIAYDLLLSCDASALSSPIDGIVFETNKTLYISSGVLNANSFSGGTLVINEDSYVHLHAYEPLINNAIVHFNSPSSWLRLQNVTPNLAYDVYLSSFFINDESAQYQINLRMDNYYDTGTVVRSYNSDFSPLTIYSDQNIIGLSANIKVGQIYNGSSIPNQLNNNIQSFYLKRGYMLTLAVNEDGTGKSKVFIASETDLEIHILPNFLQQDGVSFLRVVPWNWVSKKGTAGDISGLNNTWFYRWNNQGFSDLQREYTPMAWGYGAANDDSDIELYISKYKSTHVLGFNEPDDCDGQSGQYNDLCDVSVAISVYENLLKTGFRLASPACRQGAVFNWLNNFYQAAVENDIRIDVIAVHWYDWGSNPQSTPNANPNTIFNRFKTYLEDVYDLYGLPVWITEFNGNKYRSTETNRQFMELAVPYLESVSFVERYAWFEPQNTIIADDPGNAEFFDEDMNLTDLGVYYKNYPSTASVPLPYHTGVNNLTAQEDVNHYSPICIPANSLSIENEAQAKNPTLKVFPNPATDKLKILFSETIKSIKLYTVNGIFIKKKVVNGYIDISDLAKGLYFLSLNQHNIKFLKH, from the coding sequence ATGTTTTCACCCCACTTTTTACATGCTCAAGATTATTACTGGACTGGTAGTGAAGGAGATCATGATTTTTTTAATGAATTAAACTGGTATAATGCTGGTTTAGGGCAATCTCCTCAAAGCGGTACTATAGATCCTAATCAACCCATTGCTTACGACCTTTTATTGTCCTGTGACGCAAGTGCGCTTTCGTCTCCTATTGATGGTATAGTTTTTGAAACTAATAAAACATTATACATCTCAAGTGGTGTCCTTAATGCAAATAGTTTTTCTGGTGGTACATTAGTTATAAATGAAGATTCCTATGTGCATCTACACGCTTATGAACCGCTAATTAACAATGCTATTGTTCACTTCAATTCCCCATCGAGCTGGTTGCGTTTACAAAATGTCACCCCTAATCTTGCTTATGATGTTTATTTATCATCTTTTTTCATTAATGATGAAAGTGCTCAATACCAAATAAATTTACGAATGGACAATTATTATGACACTGGCACTGTTGTTAGATCATACAACTCGGATTTTTCACCGTTAACCATTTATTCTGATCAAAATATCATAGGCTTATCAGCTAATATTAAAGTTGGTCAAATATATAATGGTTCTTCTATTCCAAATCAATTGAACAATAATATTCAATCTTTTTATTTAAAGAGAGGATACATGCTTACCTTGGCGGTTAATGAGGACGGAACAGGAAAGAGTAAAGTTTTTATTGCTTCAGAAACAGACTTAGAAATTCATATTTTACCTAATTTTCTTCAACAAGATGGTGTTTCTTTTTTAAGAGTCGTTCCATGGAACTGGGTGTCAAAAAAAGGTACAGCAGGAGACATATCAGGTTTAAATAACACTTGGTTTTATAGATGGAATAATCAAGGTTTTTCTGATTTACAACGCGAATACACGCCTATGGCTTGGGGTTACGGCGCTGCCAACGATGATAGTGATATAGAATTATACATCTCAAAATATAAAAGTACCCATGTTTTAGGTTTCAATGAGCCCGACGATTGTGACGGGCAATCCGGACAGTACAACGATTTATGCGATGTGTCTGTTGCTATTTCAGTCTATGAAAACTTATTGAAAACAGGATTTCGTTTAGCTTCTCCAGCTTGTAGACAAGGCGCAGTGTTCAATTGGCTAAATAATTTCTATCAAGCTGCTGTTGAAAATGATATCAGAATCGATGTTATCGCTGTTCATTGGTATGATTGGGGGTCAAATCCTCAAAGCACACCCAATGCTAACCCAAATACTATTTTCAACCGTTTTAAGACCTATTTAGAAGACGTTTATGACCTTTATGGCTTACCGGTATGGATTACAGAATTTAATGGTAATAAATACAGATCTACGGAAACAAATCGGCAATTTATGGAGCTCGCAGTTCCCTATCTCGAGAGTGTTAGTTTTGTAGAACGCTATGCATGGTTTGAACCACAAAATACCATCATAGCTGATGATCCTGGAAATGCAGAGTTTTTTGATGAAGACATGAACCTAACAGACCTTGGAGTATATTATAAAAATTACCCGTCAACAGCATCTGTTCCATTACCTTATCACACTGGAGTTAATAATTTAACTGCTCAAGAGGATGTAAATCATTATAGTCCTATTTGTATACCTGCTAACTCATTGTCAATTGAAAATGAAGCCCAAGCTAAAAATCCAACTTTAAAAGTTTTTCCTAACCCAGCAACCGATAAATTGAAAATCCTTTTTTCAGAGACTATAAAATCGATCAAATTATATACTGTTAATGGGATATTCATTAAAAAAAAGGTCGTAAATGGCTACATTGACATTTCTGATTTAGCAAAAGGGCTATATTTTTTATCTTTAAACCAACATAATATAAAATTTTTAAAACATTAA
- a CDS encoding SusC/RagA family TonB-linked outer membrane protein, which produces MKSKTLLILIFLPSIIIAQNISLKGNIVEAKSQEPLPGATILIKGTAKGVTSDFDGNFEINTKIGDTIVASFLGMKTQEVLVLSSPITIRLEDDIDQLDEVLVSVGYFDVSKKDLSGSITQIKAEQLEQNRGASLENLLQGQVAGIVVTESAEPGGGVGVSIRGTNSILGGTQPLYVLDGIPISPISDAQGNGNSGGTQSSMSFINPNDIEKIEVLKDAAATAVYGARGANGVILITSKSANRNNGKDKITLTVDSYLTSVRKKINLLDGPGFEAYMNQRALNQVYQQITNPDRDGGAFDGSQELTLENYPELEDYSIPFNESTGVSTDWQDETYQLANTNSVNLSYRGGDFKKNLSLNLGLFDQEGVIVNSTNKRLFLNTRIKRKVFNDKIDVFSITNLSYKKGNASSVGNGQIFMQKSVVSQVLQFQPIYSLLETGENDDIYSGLNEGDVISNPYTLAKFVVDEKKSIRLRQALSIVGKLSPQLTATFKAAFDYQKNTRDNYYPSNTTRGFINNGEASQSSLENQKIYAEGNLRYRTRFNLHRIDATMVATYEQNSIRSLFNKATGFANDNTTFYNFTAADEIFVPISQYRELGLLSALTRVGYNYNRKYFIDLNARIDASSKFAENKKSVVFPSLAVSWLISKERFLRKIKQINNLKLRFSYGKTGSNPISPYQSLALMSPIRYNFDDELVIGFYEQNLENDDLTWETTDQFNIGLDIGLFKSRLNLTLDAYHKLTYDLLQNVNLPLSNGYSSRVDNFGEIENKGFEIGLQADLIKNNNFSWNLYSNFSLNRNMLMSLNSNLDYQLGPSIGFTEARPIMFMVGQPLGIFWGAETNGIFENWEQANASGIPNAAPGEINYVNHSVAYDEFGNPSENQLIDFDDYVKIGDPNPDFTYSFGSEFNYKNWDLSILFTGQEGGDLFWVDSWQLSGLFRTRNQLSDSFENSWKAPLSYSNGSIIYDPTVGNTVGATHPGAIIENGNRNTPSDRQVFDGSFVRLKNINLGYNFNFKTGKSLRLYVSGQNLLTWTKYPGYDPEVKTYTKNPQRRGVDFGTYPGTKSYIFGLKFNY; this is translated from the coding sequence ATGAAATCAAAAACACTTTTAATACTAATTTTTTTGCCATCAATAATTATTGCACAAAATATTTCACTTAAGGGAAATATAGTTGAGGCAAAATCTCAAGAGCCGCTTCCTGGAGCAACTATATTAATCAAGGGAACTGCGAAAGGAGTAACAAGTGATTTTGATGGTAATTTCGAAATTAACACTAAAATTGGCGACACTATAGTTGCCTCGTTTTTGGGTATGAAAACTCAAGAAGTTCTCGTTTTGTCTTCTCCTATTACTATAAGACTAGAGGACGATATAGATCAATTGGATGAAGTCCTTGTAAGCGTTGGCTATTTTGATGTCAGCAAAAAAGACCTTTCGGGGTCTATCACGCAAATTAAAGCGGAACAATTAGAGCAAAACCGAGGAGCTTCTCTAGAGAATCTTTTACAAGGACAAGTTGCTGGTATAGTTGTTACAGAAAGCGCAGAACCTGGTGGTGGAGTAGGTGTATCTATTCGGGGAACAAATTCGATTCTTGGAGGAACACAACCCCTTTATGTATTGGATGGTATTCCGATCAGTCCAATTTCCGATGCCCAAGGTAATGGAAATTCTGGAGGAACACAAAGCTCAATGAGCTTTATCAATCCAAATGATATTGAAAAAATTGAAGTTCTGAAAGACGCAGCTGCCACTGCCGTCTATGGCGCAAGAGGTGCGAACGGAGTAATCCTCATCACTTCGAAGTCTGCAAACAGGAATAATGGCAAGGATAAAATTACATTAACAGTAGATAGCTATTTAACCTCAGTAAGAAAAAAAATAAATCTTTTAGACGGCCCTGGATTTGAAGCCTATATGAATCAACGTGCTTTGAATCAAGTTTATCAGCAAATTACTAATCCAGACAGGGATGGCGGTGCATTTGATGGTTCTCAAGAACTCACACTAGAAAATTATCCAGAGCTTGAAGATTATTCCATTCCATTCAATGAATCTACGGGGGTCAGTACAGATTGGCAAGACGAAACATATCAATTGGCAAACACCAACTCTGTTAATTTAAGTTATAGAGGCGGTGACTTTAAGAAAAATCTATCCTTGAATTTAGGTCTATTTGACCAGGAAGGTGTAATTGTTAATTCTACCAATAAGCGCTTGTTTTTAAACACAAGAATTAAAAGAAAAGTATTCAATGATAAGATTGACGTGTTCTCTATTACAAATCTTTCATACAAAAAAGGGAATGCATCTTCCGTTGGGAACGGGCAGATTTTTATGCAAAAAAGCGTGGTCTCTCAAGTGTTGCAATTCCAACCCATTTACTCATTGCTTGAAACAGGAGAAAATGATGATATTTATTCAGGACTAAACGAAGGTGATGTAATTTCAAACCCTTATACTTTGGCCAAGTTTGTTGTGGACGAAAAGAAATCCATTCGCCTCAGACAAGCATTGTCTATAGTTGGAAAGTTAAGCCCACAACTAACAGCAACCTTTAAAGCGGCGTTTGATTACCAAAAAAATACACGTGATAATTATTATCCATCAAACACAACTCGTGGTTTCATCAATAATGGTGAAGCTTCACAATCTTCTTTAGAAAATCAAAAAATTTATGCCGAGGGAAATCTTCGCTATCGAACCCGTTTTAACCTTCATAGAATTGATGCAACAATGGTTGCGACCTATGAGCAAAATTCAATTCGTTCTCTATTCAATAAAGCAACTGGTTTTGCCAACGATAATACCACTTTCTACAATTTTACTGCAGCTGATGAAATATTTGTACCCATTTCTCAATACAGAGAGCTTGGCTTATTATCTGCCTTGACAAGGGTGGGCTATAACTACAATAGAAAGTATTTTATTGACTTAAATGCTAGAATTGACGCCTCTTCAAAGTTTGCAGAAAACAAAAAAAGTGTTGTATTTCCTTCACTGGCAGTATCTTGGTTAATCTCTAAAGAACGCTTTTTAAGAAAAATTAAGCAAATCAATAATTTAAAGCTTCGCTTTTCTTATGGTAAAACAGGGAGTAATCCAATTTCTCCATATCAATCCTTGGCACTAATGAGTCCAATTCGCTATAATTTTGATGATGAATTGGTGATTGGATTTTATGAACAGAATCTCGAAAATGATGATTTGACTTGGGAAACAACAGATCAATTCAATATTGGTTTAGATATTGGTTTGTTTAAATCTAGACTTAATCTTACTCTTGATGCCTATCATAAATTAACATATGATTTACTTCAAAATGTAAATTTACCACTATCTAATGGGTATTCTAGCAGAGTAGATAATTTTGGTGAAATTGAAAATAAAGGGTTCGAGATTGGTCTTCAAGCGGATTTAATTAAAAACAATAATTTTTCATGGAATTTATATTCAAATTTTAGTCTTAACAGAAATATGCTTATGAGTCTAAATTCCAATTTGGACTATCAATTAGGACCATCAATAGGGTTTACAGAAGCCCGCCCTATTATGTTTATGGTTGGTCAACCTCTAGGAATTTTTTGGGGAGCTGAAACCAACGGGATTTTTGAAAATTGGGAACAAGCAAATGCCAGCGGAATTCCTAATGCAGCACCAGGCGAAATTAATTATGTTAATCACAGTGTTGCGTATGACGAATTTGGTAATCCTTCAGAAAACCAACTCATCGATTTTGATGACTATGTAAAAATAGGTGATCCAAACCCAGATTTCACGTACTCCTTTGGAAGTGAATTTAATTACAAAAATTGGGATCTAAGTATTTTGTTTACTGGCCAGGAAGGCGGCGATTTGTTTTGGGTAGACTCTTGGCAATTAAGTGGGCTTTTTAGAACAAGGAATCAGTTGTCAGACTCTTTTGAAAACTCCTGGAAAGCTCCCTTGTCTTATTCCAACGGATCCATTATATATGATCCAACGGTTGGTAATACTGTTGGTGCAACTCATCCCGGAGCCATTATTGAAAATGGAAATCGAAACACGCCGTCAGATAGACAAGTTTTTGATGGCTCCTTTGTAAGACTTAAAAATATTAATTTAGGATACAACTTTAATTTTAAAACTGGAAAATCGCTTAGGCTTTACGTTTCAGGACAAAATTTATTGACCTGGACAAAGTATCCTGGTTACGATCCTGAAGTTAAAACCTATACTAAAAACCCACAAAGAAGAGGAGTTGATTTTGGAACCTATCCTGGAACAAAGTCCTATATTTTCGGGTTGAAATTTAATTATTAA
- a CDS encoding sulfatase: protein MRFSTLLIIFTFIFSTACSSTKSNNNSIAPNFILILSDDQGWNGTSVQMMDDVPQSKSDYHETPNLERLANRGMRFSSAYASAPVCSPSRYSIQFGQTPARLKMIRVGMNTNHINHQASNTIPKLLKEINKNYKSAHFGKWGIDVHPSVLGYDESDGITGNRDGVFNHKSNRKQWQNNVDEDPKKIFSTTDRAIDFLERQAISKQPFFMQVSHYAVHSDIMMRQKTIDKYMEKPRGKYQKHAGFAAMTEDLDHGVGLLLDRLKALGLDKNTYVIYTSDNGAVPVMPPKPKYNRGSNFPLSRGKWDAMEGGIRVPFVISGPKITAGIESDTPITHSDLLPTIIDLAGNRLPSQELIDGGSFKSVLEQNGHGDVSRFSRGLIFHVPYENGIALKRAHSAIIIDDFKLIKFHDNNEVMLFNLKTDFEEQVNLVNSQPQKLQLLENTLDAYLHKVKAPKWKPGISWKQGTIEKINSFH, encoded by the coding sequence ATGCGTTTTTCTACTTTACTAATCATATTTACTTTTATTTTTAGTACAGCATGCTCAAGTACTAAGTCTAATAATAATTCTATAGCTCCTAATTTTATTTTGATCCTTTCAGACGATCAAGGATGGAACGGCACTTCTGTTCAAATGATGGATGATGTACCACAATCAAAAAGTGATTATCACGAAACACCAAATTTAGAACGCCTTGCTAATCGAGGCATGCGATTCTCATCGGCCTATGCAAGTGCCCCTGTCTGTTCTCCATCACGGTACAGTATTCAATTTGGTCAAACACCAGCGCGCCTGAAAATGATTCGCGTGGGAATGAATACCAACCACATCAATCATCAAGCTTCTAATACCATACCTAAACTATTAAAAGAAATCAATAAGAATTATAAATCAGCTCATTTTGGCAAGTGGGGTATTGATGTCCACCCCTCCGTTCTTGGATATGATGAAAGTGATGGGATAACAGGAAATAGAGATGGGGTCTTCAACCATAAATCAAACCGTAAGCAGTGGCAAAATAATGTTGACGAGGATCCTAAAAAAATATTCAGTACAACTGATAGAGCGATCGATTTTTTAGAACGCCAAGCAATTTCAAAACAACCATTTTTTATGCAGGTTTCGCATTATGCTGTTCACTCTGATATAATGATGCGTCAAAAAACAATTGATAAATATATGGAAAAGCCTAGAGGAAAGTACCAAAAACACGCTGGTTTTGCTGCTATGACAGAAGATTTAGACCATGGAGTTGGTTTGTTGCTCGATCGATTGAAGGCTTTAGGGTTAGACAAAAACACTTATGTTATATACACTTCTGATAATGGTGCTGTTCCAGTCATGCCCCCAAAACCTAAATATAATAGGGGATCTAACTTTCCCTTAAGTCGTGGAAAGTGGGATGCTATGGAAGGTGGTATTCGAGTTCCATTTGTCATATCAGGCCCTAAGATTACAGCTGGGATAGAGTCAGACACTCCTATAACGCACTCAGATTTATTACCAACAATTATTGATTTAGCAGGAAATAGATTACCTTCTCAAGAACTTATTGATGGGGGGAGTTTTAAATCAGTTCTTGAGCAAAATGGGCATGGAGATGTTTCTCGTTTCTCCAGAGGATTAATATTTCATGTTCCTTATGAAAATGGAATAGCACTTAAAAGAGCACATTCAGCCATCATAATTGACGATTTTAAGTTGATTAAATTTCATGACAACAATGAGGTTATGTTATTTAATCTTAAAACCGATTTTGAGGAGCAAGTAAATTTAGTTAATTCACAACCTCAAAAACTTCAGCTCCTTGAAAATACTTTGGATGCTTATTTGCATAAGGTAAAGGCCCCAAAATGGAAACCAGGAATTTCTTGGAAACAGGGAACTATAGAAAAAATAAATTCCTTCCATTAG
- a CDS encoding RagB/SusD family nutrient uptake outer membrane protein → MKINTSFETIVLLLCFCIYSCDVLEENPFVQTDTENYYQNENDALDGLTSAYARLKSGNGYYKQKFLSTLFAASDQGLSTFLLNNFKNGTVTSTDPNTIPIWKDIYLAIRDANNVIAKVPAIAMDEEFKERIIGEAKFLRGLHYFNLVRCFGEVPLRITPVDASEAQQGLPLSSISDIYTSIIGDLQYAADNCWDRNESRNGEVNNLGRATKASANALLAKVYLRMASCKRTALEGIEGNNKYLELSESVSTYYQSAKEHCDAALIDTGFGLSSNLENWVSIFDADNGNNSEMLFDVQGSDEIGQGTAVSNLFTPRNSGLSGTGFGGSNKLKPRFVNFHLNKDDPRFQNSILREYQNTNWSFSINNASTAYVPSSLSTGVAANWRLWQVWTAKYLDTGATTAYTSRQNWHIIRLADVYLMRAEALAELSQNPDLASQDINSLRSRVGMVNFNGAGMTMDAFRTALLEERAVELYMEGHRFFDLTRFGVYDEYCSNVLGTTSGQYVQGAIGQRQPEDYTWPIPISETAANSNIN, encoded by the coding sequence ATGAAAATTAACACATCGTTTGAAACAATAGTATTGCTGCTATGTTTCTGTATATATTCTTGTGATGTTCTCGAAGAAAATCCCTTTGTTCAAACCGATACGGAAAATTACTACCAAAATGAAAATGATGCCTTGGATGGTTTAACCAGTGCATATGCACGTTTGAAAAGTGGAAATGGCTATTATAAACAAAAATTTTTGTCCACTCTTTTTGCTGCATCTGACCAAGGTTTATCTACATTTTTACTTAATAATTTTAAAAATGGAACAGTTACCTCAACAGACCCAAACACCATACCTATTTGGAAAGATATCTATTTGGCTATTCGTGATGCCAATAATGTGATTGCTAAAGTTCCAGCAATTGCCATGGACGAAGAATTTAAAGAAAGAATTATTGGTGAAGCAAAATTTTTACGAGGTCTCCATTATTTTAACTTAGTGCGTTGTTTTGGGGAAGTTCCTTTAAGAATTACACCAGTAGATGCAAGTGAAGCTCAGCAAGGTCTTCCTTTATCTTCAATTTCAGACATTTATACTAGTATTATTGGGGATTTACAATATGCAGCTGATAATTGTTGGGATCGAAACGAATCAAGGAATGGTGAAGTTAATAACCTAGGACGAGCCACTAAAGCTTCGGCCAATGCTTTGTTGGCTAAAGTATATCTTCGAATGGCTTCATGCAAACGTACAGCACTTGAAGGTATTGAAGGAAATAATAAATATTTAGAATTATCCGAATCAGTATCTACCTATTATCAATCAGCTAAAGAACATTGCGACGCTGCTTTGATCGATACCGGATTTGGCCTCAGTAGTAATTTAGAAAATTGGGTGTCTATTTTTGATGCTGATAATGGAAATAACTCTGAAATGCTATTTGATGTTCAAGGATCTGATGAAATCGGACAAGGTACAGCTGTTTCTAATCTTTTCACTCCCCGAAATTCTGGATTAAGTGGCACAGGTTTTGGCGGGAGTAATAAATTGAAACCCCGATTTGTAAATTTTCATCTTAACAAGGATGATCCTAGATTTCAAAATTCAATTTTGAGAGAATACCAAAATACTAACTGGTCGTTTTCAATAAATAATGCAAGCACAGCTTATGTGCCTTCATCTTTGAGTACTGGTGTTGCTGCCAATTGGAGGTTATGGCAAGTGTGGACGGCAAAATATCTCGATACGGGAGCAACAACAGCATATACAAGTCGTCAAAATTGGCACATCATAAGGCTGGCAGATGTTTATTTAATGCGTGCGGAGGCTTTGGCAGAACTAAGTCAGAACCCAGATTTGGCATCTCAAGACATCAATAGCCTGAGGTCTAGAGTAGGAATGGTCAATTTCAATGGTGCAGGAATGACAATGGATGCTTTTAGAACTGCTTTATTAGAAGAAAGAGCTGTTGAGTTATACATGGAAGGTCATCGTTTTTTTGATCTTACACGATTTGGAGTCTATGATGAATACTGTTCGAATGTTTTGGGTACTACTTCAGGGCAATATGTTCAAGGTGCAATTGGTCAAAGACAGCCAGAAGACTATACTTGGCCAATTCCAATTTCTGAAACAGCCGCTAATTCTAATATAAACTAA
- a CDS encoding T9SS type A sorting domain-containing protein — protein sequence MKKITLFIFTIFTTIITAQSVAIGNSGLFSTTNNPTWTHVTTLTVADDGAESQAAQTLEINITNLPAGAKYRVYKTTANGGDFFGVAQDLAMGNNTITVGAVTFNRAVKIQFNNDTIEFDSLSVNEENLHPGQSGGTDDCVGTSALFTSGNVAYPYVLTSTLASAGASSQAAQTLQINITSLPEGGANYRVAKTVANGNWNNSNAFSLSLGLNTKTVAAVSFDRTVKFQFDSAEICYSSLVLNGTELLGLDDLSFSDIMIYPNPATDNIYIEGAQNIKSIKVYSILGSLEKEVFNTNQVDISDLSTGIHLIKVDNGTVFTKKIIKQ from the coding sequence ATGAAAAAAATTACACTATTTATTTTTACAATTTTCACGACCATTATTACCGCTCAATCCGTAGCTATTGGAAATTCAGGTTTGTTTTCTACAACGAACAATCCAACATGGACACACGTCACAACTCTTACTGTCGCAGATGATGGAGCTGAAAGTCAAGCTGCGCAAACATTAGAAATTAACATTACAAATTTACCTGCTGGAGCTAAATATCGAGTTTATAAAACTACTGCAAATGGTGGTGATTTCTTTGGAGTTGCGCAAGACCTAGCTATGGGTAATAACACAATCACTGTTGGAGCAGTCACTTTTAATCGTGCTGTCAAAATTCAGTTTAATAATGATACAATTGAGTTTGATTCACTTTCCGTAAATGAAGAAAACCTACACCCAGGACAAAGCGGAGGTACTGATGACTGTGTTGGAACATCAGCTTTATTTACATCTGGTAATGTTGCTTACCCATATGTTTTAACCTCTACTTTAGCTAGTGCTGGTGCCTCCAGTCAAGCTGCCCAAACATTACAAATTAATATAACAAGCCTTCCTGAAGGTGGTGCAAACTATCGAGTGGCTAAAACAGTAGCTAATGGAAACTGGAATAATAGCAACGCTTTTTCTTTAAGTCTTGGACTAAACACAAAAACGGTTGCAGCAGTATCTTTCGATCGTACAGTTAAATTTCAATTTGACAGTGCAGAAATTTGTTACTCATCATTGGTTTTGAATGGTACGGAATTACTAGGCCTAGACGATTTAAGCTTTTCAGATATTATGATTTATCCTAATCCTGCAACAGATAACATCTATATTGAGGGTGCTCAAAACATCAAGTCTATTAAAGTATATTCAATTTTAGGGAGTTTAGAAAAAGAAGTTTTCAATACGAATCAAGTTGATATTTCTGATCTATCCACTGGAATTCATTTGATTAAAGTAGATAATGGAACTGTCTTCACTAAAAAGATCATAAAACAATAA
- a CDS encoding sulfatase family protein, with the protein MNKVLLVIFSTTTFLGFSQKNTSSSSKPNIVFIFSDDHATNAISAYGGLFKDLAPTPNIDRIANEGALLENALCTNAICGPSRASILTGKYSHVNGYYKNYKGGVFDSKQWTYPQALKESGYQTALVGKWHLASEPVGFDYYKYHISKGQQGLYWNPIYNDNGKKIKEKGYATNLTTDFALDWLEKRDQNQPFCLLLQYKAPHRQWAPDTKYENLWKNQEMPYPSNFDDNYQGRERTAGNTEMTMDYFSRRDMKMIPPDSLTKKERNKWFQFGFKPGQVVTPIKGLNSQEIRQWKYQKYIKDYLATIKSVDDNIGRVLSYLTENGLEENTIVIYSSDQGFFLGEHGFFDKRFMYEESLHMPFVIRYPEKIQPGTVIDDIVLNIDFAPTLLDMAGIPIPDEVQGKSFFNNLKGETPKDWQKSMYYHYYEYPYYHRVQPHYGIRNQRYKLIHFYYDVDIWEFYDLQKDPSEMNNLINNKSYYTLIEHLKKELYDLKKGYGNTLTLEELRIISDSDFGGLESSKKK; encoded by the coding sequence TTGAATAAAGTTTTACTTGTTATTTTTTCTACAACTACCTTTCTAGGGTTTAGTCAAAAAAACACATCATCATCTTCAAAGCCAAATATTGTATTCATTTTTTCTGATGATCACGCAACCAATGCCATATCTGCGTATGGGGGGCTTTTTAAGGACCTTGCACCCACACCAAATATAGACCGCATTGCAAATGAAGGAGCGCTGCTCGAAAATGCGTTGTGCACTAATGCTATTTGTGGGCCAAGTAGGGCATCAATTCTGACGGGAAAATACAGCCATGTAAATGGATATTACAAAAATTATAAAGGCGGTGTTTTTGACAGCAAACAATGGACGTATCCGCAGGCGCTAAAAGAGTCGGGGTACCAAACAGCTTTAGTTGGTAAATGGCATTTAGCATCAGAGCCTGTTGGATTTGACTATTATAAATACCACATTTCTAAAGGACAACAAGGCTTGTACTGGAACCCTATTTACAATGACAATGGCAAAAAAATCAAAGAAAAAGGTTATGCTACTAATTTAACAACTGATTTTGCATTGGATTGGTTAGAAAAAAGAGACCAAAATCAACCATTTTGTTTGTTGTTGCAATACAAAGCTCCACATAGACAATGGGCTCCTGATACTAAATATGAGAATTTGTGGAAAAATCAGGAAATGCCTTATCCTTCTAATTTTGATGACAACTACCAAGGAAGGGAACGTACTGCAGGCAATACCGAAATGACAATGGATTATTTCAGCAGGCGGGATATGAAAATGATTCCCCCAGATTCTCTGACGAAAAAAGAACGCAACAAATGGTTTCAATTTGGCTTCAAACCCGGTCAAGTTGTTACCCCAATTAAAGGATTAAACAGCCAAGAAATACGGCAATGGAAATATCAAAAATACATCAAAGATTATCTGGCAACCATTAAATCTGTGGATGACAATATTGGACGGGTATTGTCCTATTTGACCGAAAATGGTTTAGAGGAAAATACAATTGTTATTTATAGTTCAGATCAAGGGTTTTTCTTAGGCGAACACGGATTTTTTGACAAGCGTTTTATGTATGAGGAGTCATTGCATATGCCATTTGTTATTCGTTATCCAGAAAAAATACAACCAGGTACAGTTATAGATGATATTGTTTTAAATATTGATTTTGCACCCACTTTACTGGATATGGCGGGCATTCCAATTCCTGATGAGGTACAGGGAAAAAGTTTTTTTAACAATTTAAAAGGGGAAACTCCCAAAGATTGGCAAAAATCTATGTACTATCACTATTACGAATACCCTTACTACCACCGTGTTCAGCCGCATTATGGTATAAGAAACCAAAGGTATAAGTTAATTCATTTTTATTATGATGTCGATATTTGGGAGTTTTATGATCTTCAAAAAGATCCATCGGAAATGAATAATTTAATAAATAATAAGTCATATTATACGTTGATAGAACATTTAAAAAAAGAACTCTATGATTTAAAAAAAGGCTATGGTAATACGCTTACATTAGAAGAGTTAAGGATTATCTCTGATTCTGATTTTGGGGGTTTAGAATCCTCTAAAAAAAAATAA